GAAAGGCGTAAGCCTTAATGGCACTCAAGCAATTTGGCAGTCGTCAGAGAGCGTGCGCTACTGAACTATTTATAAATAACATCCACGAACTATTCCAAGATAAAACCCTTTACCAACCTGTTCCTTCAACAATATGAAGAATGCCATTGAAAATGCCACCGTGAACATTAAGAGCAAAATTAAGACCTTCAGCAAGGTTTTCATCACTTCGATGAACATTGTGACATAAATACCAATAAACATCAGAGGCTCCACTATCAGAATAAGATTGATGTAGGCGATAAAAATGGAGAATGTTCCCATTTGCCAGTATACCTCATAGCTAGCTCGTATGCCCGTATCGTCTGTAATGTAAGgtaagacaaacaaaaaggcaGTGATATAAAGGCACCATTCCAAATAGTTGGACCATTCGGTGAAATAACGGTACCTCTGGGTGTAGATTTGATACACTTCCTTGCTAAGATGTAAAACGACGAATGCGACAACAATGATAGGCACGCCATCGTTAAAGAcgtttttttccacaaaaaagtctGGGTCCAGTTCAAATTTTTCAGGATCAGCGTCTCTCTTCTTGGGATCTGGAAATTCCACTTTGTCCCTCTCTGTCAGGACAAAtatggtcaaaaaaataatgaagaatAAGTAAAGTAACACGTTTCCAGCGTAGATCCACGCACCGAATCTGCGCCACTTTATCCTTTGTAGCTTTCTCGAGAGAGGATGAGTGAGAAGAACCTGTTGCTTGTGTTCCACCATCGTTGAAAGCCCCAGGAAACGCTCCGCATCTCGGCTGCTTTGGTCATCAGGACCTGGGTCGAGAAGGGTAAAGTCGTACTTGATGGACTGCTCGGAAACAGACTTCTGGATGCAACGATCCATGGCTACTTGCGCGGCGTCTGGGAAATGCTCAATGAGTCTTTCCATTGGGCTGGGTTTATCGTTGGCAGTCGAAACTGCCAGGGCCTCACGCCACCTGAGCAACaacagaaattaaaatgatagTGACTTTGTGCACGTTTCAAGCTAATACCGCACAGTGCACAGTTCATGTCAATCAAACCACAGGGAAAACCGGTATTTCGGTCGTCACGCAACGGTCGCTCTCAGTATTAGTTGCATGATGTCCCAAATAATGGCGGCGAAGGAGAATTGGAGACGATAAGGGCAACAGGAAAAGCATTATGGAGTAGCGAATCAACAAACACAAACCATAAACTCGAGAACCAAGAAACAATAGTTCAGTAATGTATTTCACAACACTGCCAACCCAGGGCTTGGAAAAGTCGAATCGTTGACCGATTAGAACAGAATTGGTCTCTTGACGACGGTTCTAGCCGCGGTTGTTGAAAGAGTTAATTTACTAACTGGGTTGGAGTGAAAAAAGCGCTGATGCGGACCCACCTGTTGTGTTTTATAATGACCATGACAACTTCACAGTTTTGCGCATCCATGGCAATTTCCAGACAGGTCAGTCCACGTTTATTCTCCACCACTATACTTGCGCCGTAATCTAACAACATTCTTACGATCTCGATGTTGCCCACGTGCGCTGCCACGTGAATAGCTGCATTGCCATCAATATCCACGTGATCGATCCACACACCTCTTTCAAGCAGGAGCTCCAATACGCTCAAATTACCAGCCTTTGCTGCCCATAGCAGAGGTGTCCGACCATTTTTATCAGGACTGTTGATGTCGGCACCCATTTCTAAGAGAATGTTGCAGGACTTTCTGTGAAGAAAATCACGAATGAAGTTACTAATTTCGCAATATTGCGTCTAAAACTGAGATACTCAGCCGTGTGAACGAGAACTGGTCAATTCGCGCTTAATTCCTATCCCGTAAACAGTGAAAGTATGAAGGAGAGTCAATGAAATTCTCATTTCTGCTAGAACcgcttaaccccttaactgccgaatgagcgctcagggcacttatagattttactctgtctaacgccagacaattttgcaatggggaaccccttggacgggaaagggttaacaacgtcaaaatgtcccaattaacccttaactgccgaatgagcgctcagggaaattatagattttactctgtctaacgatTTTagtcgtcaatggggaacccctcggacgggaaagggttaaatgatttttctcggCCTTTTTAAAGTCTAGGTTCCTTTCAATTGATGAAGttgcattgcaaaaaaaaaaaaataataataataacaataacaacaaactcGACGATCTTTCTGGAGTGCAGGGCTGATACCTTTTCATGCTTGCGACAGCATGGTGTAATGGTGTTCTCCGCTCATCATCTCGCAACCACACACAGGACGGCGCAGCCTGCGTGAGAACCTTGACTTGACGTGTCGTTCCTCTTTCAGCGGCTAAATGCAATGGTGTTTTGTGCTTCGTGTCTCGAACACAACCATTCGCTTTGGTTTCGAGCAGCCTTTCTAGGAGCTTTTAGAAGCAGGAGAATAAAATTAGGATTAATCGATATTGAGAATGAGTTTTCGAGTGCTATTTGTTATTGTTGGCATGCAAAATGAATTAGCTTTCAAGCTAAGTTGATAGTGACTAATAGGTCGCACAGTTTGCGCTGGAGCAGCATCTATTTTACTAAGTGCTTcgaaaattgtttgaaaactaataCATAACGTTAGGCAGAAAAGCGCGTATAGCAATACAAGTTCTTCATCTAGCTGAGCTTGATAATCAGTTATGATAACGACAGGGTTTGCGCAGTTGGTTTTAGATAGGAATATCTAGTAATTTTGTGATAAAGAAACGAATGAGATCATTGACGAAGAACCAAAGGAATCCAGGTCACAATACTAACTCAAAGGCCCGTTATACATAACAAAAATCGGATGGATCTTTGATTCATAAATGCAAATGCGCGAATATCATGTGTCACTAAGTATGTATAAACATGACTGTATAAATATACATTTAACACTAAAACACTAATCAGTGTTCAAGCGCAATGCACAGTTTTCCAGGTATGCGTGCGCTCAAGATGACAGTAAAAGAAGAAGTTTTCAGTGGTCGAGtttagaagaaaaaatactAATTGATACAagattaaataaatatttaaagattaaataaataaatctaaggatttaatggagccgaaaccaattgtagaattgcacacattttaggcatcctactgatgaacagttgcaacacggatatattttttagcaactactatcatttgcagtctgtccgctttgaattgagGCTAGTGGTGAAATTATCAAATAGAGCCTCACCTTAGGGTTATCTACAAATGAAGCATAATGAAGTGAGGTGCGCTGCTTGTGATCGGGAACATTCACTAAACTAGATCCAGTTTCCTCCAACAGCATACTCAGAGTCTCTTCCCTGCCATACTCCACAGCGAGGTGAATACAACACCGAAGGTGATTGTCTTGCGCAGAGTCTCTGGCGCCAAACGACATAAACAGTTTGGCGCAATCTGTTTGGCCAGCGATGACTGCGAGGTGAAATGGTGTTTGACCATTTTGGTCAATTGCGTCGATCTGTGCACCATTTTCGTGAAGAATTTCGATGCATTTAGCGTTTCCCAAGGCAGCAGCACTGGTGATaatcaatgaaaataatgacaatCTATTGCAACAGTTTTAATCATTTGCAATTACATCTGCGATAGGCTGGAGTCCTTGGGCATGGATCTTGCAACACAACGACAATCAAATTAAAAccacgagcccgagttttctacgagcagatagtcacgaggcgcagcctcgttgactatcgctcgtagaaaacgagggcgagtagtctaattgtttaagtataaatttaccgtagtctcattgcataaaaagaaaaaatgtcaagtaacgcgtagaaaaggactgtttcattatgttacaTCAGGTTCAAAGGTGGCGCGCCATGTGTACTGATGCATGTGGAAAAAGGATCCCGTGTACAATCACGCGTGCAACTATAGACtcttttcacgtgacgtcacagcgcccatgttggtgtccctaaaTAAAGGAAcggtggccatgttggtgtcccaactaatcctctgggaattgaactcttATGGAGATgcgttattttgttttggttgaaaaacatgctcattgatcacgtgagtgaaaacactctatattactgtagactatcagttgatagtctacagtaatatagccaatcagcttcACGGATTCACAACAGATTACTGTAAATTGATACTAATTACAATTAGAATCGAAGAACAGAAGgatcttaaggacggtgcctactattgttattgcgcatacgttctgcgcatctccagatactcggatttcctatcgccaatgcttactaatacagggatatttttgcgcggtttaaaactatccggagaaagtagaccttagtaagtactcttggtatccaaaaagaaaattgggggtaaccatgcatttttgagagataattaagcttcaatttgagaaagaacgccatacattgctttgtattttaaagctttttacagatattattcatgaactatctttgaaaaatgcgtggttacccccaattttctttttggatttcaataggacttgttaagacctacatttcctgcataatcacacgccggggaaaaaatatctttaattagtaggcaccgtccttgaTTAACCATAATTTGTGAAATTCTTGCTAGCAACGATTTCTAAGTTTTCAAGACTCAATTGCAAGAACAGTTATCCAAGTTGCAAGCTGCCTAGTTTCATGTGCGGAAATAGTATTTCACCCCGCCTATAGTATATTTACATCGTTGAAACCGA
This sequence is a window from Acropora palmata chromosome 6, jaAcrPala1.3, whole genome shotgun sequence. Protein-coding genes within it:
- the LOC141883603 gene encoding transient receptor potential cation channel subfamily A member 1-like: MANDIESNGTNSMANVGEYRSLMTKFRSSPITQVKTNSPQVGIGSRPQLRDDSFRYGMKMGPLQDANIPYHRAAMRGNTDDVRRFLAEKTYAVDALDEHGFTALHYAAQNNHVFIVNMLLDFGANLNVTGVDGSTPLHLTARFNSMDTLVALLEAGAKTSSINSVTGSTALHEAAAFGNRDIVEYLLKNKKADANCPDYKAMTPLMHACGSGHEMICQYLLQYGARVDSCSAEGMTALHFASTNGDSQVTQQVIETAIRLYFKREPSDVTKPEANPKFRDFINKEDLDGSSALHLAVQTGSKEVSQVLIQYGADVNSKNKNHQTPVYLSAVGGHEDVLRMLIYQGGDINARESQQKTPLHSAAALGNAKCIEILHENGAQIDAIDQNGQTPFHLAVIAGQTDCAKLFMSFGARDSAQDNHLRCCIHLAVEYGREETLSMLLEETGSSLVNVPDHKQRTSLHYASFVDNPKLLERLLETKANGCVRDTKHKTPLHLAAERGTTRQVKVLTQAAPSCVWLRDDERRTPLHHAVASMKRKSCNILLEMGADINSPDKNGRTPLLWAAKAGNLSVLELLLERGVWIDHVDIDGNAAIHVAAHVGNIEIVRMLLDYGASIVVENKRGLTCLEIAMDAQNCEVVMVIIKHNRWREALAVSTANDKPSPMERLIEHFPDAAQVAMDRCIQKSVSEQSIKYDFTLLDPGPDDQSSRDAERFLGLSTMVEHKQQVLLTHPLSRKLQRIKWRRFGAWIYAGNVLLYLFFIIFLTIFVLTERDKVEFPDPKKRDADPEKFELDPDFFVEKNVFNDGVPIIVVAFVVLHLSKEVYQIYTQRYRYFTEWSNYLEWCLYITAFLFVLPYITDDTGIRASYEVYWQMGTFSIFIAYINLILIVEPLMFIGIYVTMFIEVMKTLLKVLILLLMFTVAFSMAFFILLKEQLAFSTIWVTFMKIIAMTTGELEFTATVTDKLNKTASGGIPLVPFLESTYLFYFLFILMMPIALVNLLIGLAVGDIETIQKTAFLRNKGRQINFIADIERKFPKFFTRRMHLPTEIVRARRRNQKTFWKKTTRKEEFQDEDLLGDTDEIDEMTLRIDNLTREVEKAKLRQKIMMNSVDQQRDILLAVAEHVGVEINLPSRAKID